The genomic DNA CCAATCCCGCTGCCCTCGCGTCATTTGCCGCCGGTACTACCGGCGCAGGGCTGGACGGTGCGGTTGTGGAGCCGAACTGGCTCGACCTCAGGCAAAGGGTATCCCCCACACATGGTTGGCTGCGGCACCTGATTCACGCTTCAGGCGCCAATTCAAAAGCCCGGACTTCTTTGTTGCCCGATGCTTCTGGGCGGCCGGTTGGCGCGTAAAATTGAATGCTTGGCCGATAAACGGCACGCCCGTTCGTCGTAGGTAAAAACGGCTACACGTAGCAGCAACAGACACACACAGTATGTGCAGAACAGGGGTGGGACTATGAACACCATGCTTTATCCGGAACTTTATAAATCGCTCGAATCCGTTCGATGGGACATGGAGAAGGACATCCCCTGGGACAAATTCGACGCGTCGCTGTTGACCGACGAGCAGGCCGCGACGATCAAAATGAATGCGATCACCGAATGGTCGGCGTTGCCCGCCACGGAAATGTTTCTGCGTGACAATCATCACGACAGCGATTTCTCCGCGTTCATGAGCGTGTGGTTCTTCGAGGAGCAGAAGCACTCGCTGGTGCTGATGGAGTATCTGCGCCGCTTCAAGCCGGAACTGGTCCCGACCGAAGAAGAACTGCACGCGGTGCGCTTCGAGTTCGACCCCGCGCCGCCGCTCGAAACGCTGATGCTGCACTTCTGCGGCGAAATCCGCCTGAATCACTGGTACCGCCGCGCTGCCGAATGGCACACCGAGCCGGTCATCAAGCACATCTACGAAACCATCTCGCGCGACGAAGCCCGCCACGGCGGCGCGTATCTGCGCTACATGAAGAAGGCGATGGTGCAAACCGGCGACATCGCGCGTGCTGCGTTCGCGAAGATCGGCGTGTTGATGGCGTCGGCGCGTCGTACTGAGAAGCCGCTGCACCCCACCAACCTGCACGTGAATCAGGCGCTGTTCCCGCGCGACACGATCCAGTCGCGTCTGCCGGATCCGGAATGGCTCGAGCGCTGGCTCGACGAGCAGATCCGTTTCGACGACGGCTGGGAAAAGAAGGTCGTCGAGCGCATTCTGCACAACCTGTCGCTGCTGTTCGAGCGCACGTTCAACACCGCGCAGGAACTGAACCGCTATCGCAAGGAAGTGGTCGCGCGCCTGCAAGCCGCGGATCAGAACCCGGCGCATCAGCAGCCCGCGTAACGGCTCGGGCGTTGACATCAACGTCGGCGCCGTGATCCGGCGGTTTCAGTACAGTTTCAAAAGGCGGTCCGGCAGGCGCGAGCTTGCCGGACCGTTTTGCTTTGCGCCGTCCACCGTGTATCGTGACGGCACTTTGCATTCCTCTTTCCGTAACTCCGCAACTCTGTGACTGTGCGATGACCGCTATCTTTGAACGCAAGATTCTGACGCGCGATGCCCTGGTGAAACTGCGTCCTTCGCTGCGCGCGCCCGTCGTGTTTACGAACGGCGTGTTCGATATCCTGCATCGTGGTCACGTGACCTATCTGGCCGACGCGAAGGCGCTGGGCGCGTGCCTGATCGTCGGGGTCAATAGCGACGCGTCGGTGCGGATGCTCGGCAAGGGCGACGACCGTCCGATCAACAACGAGGCCGACCGCATGGCCTTGCTTGCGGCGCTGGAAAGCGTCGACTACGTGGTGGGCTTCGGCGAGCAAACGCCGGTCGAGCTGATTGCCGCGCTGCGCCCGGACGTGCTCGTGAAGGGCGGCGACTACGACATGGATGCGTTGCCCGAATCTGCGCTCGTGCGCGGCTGGGGCGGCAAGGCGCTCGCGATTGCGTTCGAGCACGATCGCTCGACGACCGCGCTGTTGAAGAAGGTGCGGGCACAAGGTTGACGCTGCTGATTGCCGCGGCAAAGCGCGGCGGAGCGCTGAACAGAACATCTAACCACACTCGTCGCTCACCTCGTTACTGCGGCAACTCCGAGGTCGAAATCGGCGCCTGCGGCGCGGGTCCGCCGACCACCGCCTGATCGGCCGTATCGGCGGCGCTGACCGGCTGCACCTTCAGCCAGTCCGGATGAATCTGGCGGTTCAGAAGATTCGGCTGGCGTCCGCCGGCGATGGGCGCCGGGCCGAAGGCGCCACGCAGCGCGACGAAAGCCAGCACGTTGACAACAATCAGTATCGCGATCGGCCAGCGAATCATTGTGGGTGTTTCCAATCCAGGAAGAAGTTGAGCTGGGGGCGCGTGTCACACGTACGTCACGCGCCAGGCAATCAGACACGCTGCCGCGCCGCATCCTCGGCGGCGATCAGCGCAAGCCCCGACAGCACCAGCGAATCGTGGCGAGTATGCGGCACTTTCAGCGCGCTCGCCACTTCGTCGGCGGCGCCGCCGCTGACCACAAGACGCACCGGCACCTGCCACTCGTCCTGCAGATCGCGCCACATCCGCTCGATCAATCCCGCCTGCGCCAGTGTGCAGCCCGCCGACAGCGAATGCGGCGTATCCGTCGCGAAGAACGGACCCCGACGGGCCGCCTCGGCCGCGTCGAGCAGACCGCGCGCGCGCGCGGCGTCGAGTGTCGGCAGTTGCGCGGTGTGCTCGCCGAGCGAACGCATCATCAGCGTCCAGCCCGGCGCAATTAATCCGCCGATAAACGCGCCGTCCGCGCGCAACGCCTCGAGCGTCGTCGCGGTGCCGAAGGTCGCGAGCAGCAGATGCTCGCCGGGAAAGGCCGCGTGTGCGCCGATCATGCCGGCCCAGCGGTCGCTGCCGAGCGAGTGCGGTGTCGTGTAGCAATTCGTCACGCCGCATTGTTGGGCGCTCGCGCGGATCGTCGTGAGCGGCAGTTGCGGCCAGTGCGCCTCGACGAGCGCGGCGATGTGCCTCGCCATCTCCGTGCCCGCGACGTTGGAGAGCCACGCGCCGCATGGCGTCGGCCAGTCAGCCCAATCGGCCTGCGAACCAGACCGCGTGCGTGGTGCGGCAACGTCGTCATGCGCGAGCGCACCAGTCGCCAACTGCGTCCCATCCGGCTGCATCAGCGCCCACTTGATCCGGCTATTGCCCGCGTCGATCAGCAGATAAGGCGCGTGCCCTGTCATGCGGCACCGTCGGCTAGGCGCAGCGACACGTCGCCGGTCGCGATGCTCTGGCGGCCGTCGGCCGTGTCCAGCAGCAGCAGGCCTCGTTCGTCGACGCCTGCCGCCACGCCACGCGCGAGCTCCTCTCCTTGTTCGAGCAGCACGACGTCGCGGCCCGCGTACGCATGCACCGCGTTCCAGCGCGGCTGGAACGGCGCGAAGCCTTCGGCGCCGAAGCGCTGCAGCATCGGCTCGAGCGCGTTCAGCTCGGCGGCGAGCGTGTCGGTCAGATTCGCGTTCGGCAGCGCGCGCTGCAACGCGGTGGGCGCCGTGCCGCGTGCCTGCGGCGGCACCTCGGCGTTCAGCGCGCCGACCTGCGCCGCAAGTTCGTCGGCGCCCTTCACGTTGGTGCCGATGCCGATCACGACCGCGCTCGCGTCGTCGGTGCTCCACGCGGTTTCGATCAGGATGCCGGCGAGCTTGTCGCCTTCGAGCAGCACGTCGTTCGGCCACTTGAGTGCAATCTGCCCGGGACCGGCGACCGGCAGCGAGCGCAGCCCGTCGACGAGCGCGACGCCCACCGCGAGGCTCAAGCCCGCGAGCCCCTCGAGCGGTCGCGGCAACACGCAGGCCACCGAAAACAGCAGCGCGTTGCCTGGCTCCGCGTACCACGGACGCCCACGGCGGCCGCGCCCGGCCGTCTGCAGATACGCGACGCGCACGATCGGCCGCGGCAGTGCGTTGGCGCGGCGCGGCAGTGCTTTTACGCGGGCCATCAGGTCGGCGTTGGTCGAGCCGGTTTCCTCGACGATTTCGATCGGCCAGTCGTGCGCGTGCGCACCGAACAGCTTGACCGCGCGTTCGCGATCGATGCGCCAGTCAGTGCTGGCGCTTGCCACTGCGGGCGGGGAGGTGGGAATCTTGGAGGCATTCATGTCTCATATTGTAGCGACAGCAAAGATGATCGGGACTTGACGCGGACCAACTTGGATCAGTGCGGACCAGCGGCCGAGCCTTCGCTACAATGGCCCGTAATCCTATAACCAGATTCACACGATCCTTGAACCACGACACTCCGCCCGGCCTTGAAGTCGCGGCCGGCAGGCAAGGCAAGATCGTCCGTCTCTCGGGCCAGTGGACGGCGCTCGCGCTCGCTCGCGATCGCGATCGCGACACCGGGCAGGTGATTCCGCTGCTGCGTTCGCTGACCGGCGCGCAAGGCATCGGCGAGTGGGACCTGTCGCGCGTCGACCGGATGGACCACGTCGGCGGCCAGGCGCTGTGGCGCGTGTGGGGCCGCAAGATGCCGCCCGGCACCGCGCTCACCGACACGCAGCGCGACATCTTCGAGCGCATCGCGCTGCTCGACTCGGTGCGCGAGAGCGCCGAGCCGGTCACGCGCCTCGATCCGTTCACACGTCTCGGGCTCGGACTCTTCTCGTTCCTCGAGCATATGCAGGGCGGCGTCACGATGCTTGGACGCGTCGTGCTTGATCTGCTCGCGATCGCACGCAAGCCGAAGCTGACGCCGTGGACCGAAATTTCCGCGAACATCTACAACGCCGGCGCCCGCGCGCTGCCGATCACCGCGCTCGTCGCGTTCCTGATCGGCATCGTGTTGAGCTATCTTTCGGCACAACAATTGCGCATCTTTGGCGCTAACCAGTTCATCGTCAATATTCTCGGCCTCGCGGTGATTCGCGAACTCGGCCCGGTCTTGTCGGCGATTCTGGTGGCAGGCCGCTCGGGCTCGGCGATCACCGCGCAGATTGGTGTCATGCGCGTGACCGAGGAGCTCGACGCGATGCGCGTGATGGGCATCCCGCACGGTCTGCGGCTGATCCTGCCGCGCGTGATCGCGCTGGCCGTCGCGATGCCGCTGCTGGTCATGTGGACCAACATCATCTCGCTCACGGGGGGCGCCCTCGCCGCGAAGCTCGTGCTCGGCATCGAAATGAGCTTCTTCGCGCGGCAGCTGCCGAGCGTGGTGCCGATCGCGAATTTGTGGATCGGCCTTGGCAAGGGCGCGGTGTTCGGTATGCTGATCGCGATCGCCGGCTGTCATTTCGGCTTCCGCATCAAAGCCAATTCGCAAAGTCTCGGCGAAGGCACGACGACCTCGGTGGTGACCTCGATCACCATCGTGATTCTCGCGGACGCGGTGTTCGCGATCCTCTTCCAGAACGTGGGGCTCTGATGATCGCGCCACTGACCGAAGCCGTGCGCGGCCAACCCGTGCCGTCGATTGCCGAACCCGTGATCGAGGTGATCGACATCACCAAGCGCTACGGCCGCAACATCGTGCATCAGCATCTGAGCTTCGACGTGCGGCGCGGCGAGATCGTCGCGGTCGTCGGCGGCTCGGGCTCGGGCAAGACCACGCTGGTGCGGCAGATTCTCGGCCTCGAGCGGCCGTCGAGGGGCACCATCAGGCTGTTCGGCGAAGACCTGTCGAGCATCTCGCCGGAAACCGCGCTGCTGATGCGCAGCCGCTCCGGCATGCTGTTCCAGCGCGGCGCGCTGTTCTCGTCGCTGTCCGTGTTCGACAACGTCGCGCAACCGGTGCGCGAGCTCGGCAAGGTGCCCGAAGACTTGCTGCGCGACATCGTGATGCTGAAGCTCGAAATGGTCGGGCTGCCATGCAAGCATGCGTCGAAGATGCCGGCGGCGCTATCGGGCGGCATGATCAAGCGGGTCGGTATCGCGCGCGCGATCGCGCTCGAACCCGAGCTGCTGTTTCTCGACGAACCGACCGCCGGCCTCGACCCGCAGGCGTCCGACGAATTCGTCGAGCTGATCTCCGGGCTGCATCGCGCGCTCGGTCTCACCGTCGTGATGATCACGCACGATCTCGACACGATGGTCGCGCTATCGACGCGCGTGGCCGTGCTCGCCGATCGCAAGGTGCTCGTCAACGCGCCGGTCGAGGAGGCGGCGGGCGTCGATCATCCGTTCATCCGCGAATATTTCCTAGGCCTGCGCGGGCGCCGCGCGCTGCAGGCGCTGCCGCCGGAGCGCCGCGCGAAGCTGCCGCAGGCGGCACTCGAGCCGGCGTCGTCCGAGTTGCCGCTGTGAAGCCGGCCGCCGTGAACGAGGCCGCAATGAACCAGGAAACCTGACAATGGAAAACAAAGCGCATGCGTTCTGGGCCGGGCTCTTCACGGTCGTGCTGACCGCGGCGATCGGGCTGGCCGCGTATCTGTTCAACGTCGATCGCACCGTGCGGGTGCCGTACGACCTGATCGCGCGCACCAACGTGACCGGCCTCTTCGTGGACGCGGCGGTGCGCTTTCGCGGGCTCGACGTCGGCCGCGTGCAGTCGATCAAATTCGATCCGGAGCATCCGGGGCAGATCCTGATCCGCATCAATGTCGACGAGCACGCGCCGATCACGCATTCGACGTTCGGCAGTCTCGGGCTGCAGGGCGTGACCGGCATCGCGTTCATCCAGCTCGACGATACCGGGCGCGACCTGACGCCGTTGCCGTCGTCCACGCACGAGGTTGCGCGATTGCCGATGCGCCCGGGTCTGCTCGATCAGCTGCAGCAACGCGGCGACGTGCTGCTGCGCAAGCTCGAAAAAGTCACCGATAACGTGAACGACATGCTGTCGCCGGAAATGGTCGACCAGTTGCACGAAACGGCGGCGAGCATTGCGCAGGCGGCCTCGGGTGTCGCGACGCTGACCCGCCAGTTGGGGCCTGTCGCCGGTAAGCTGCCCGGGACGATCGACGAACTGAATCGCACGCTCACGTCGACCAACCAGATGATCACGAATCTGCAGCGTCCGGACGGGCCGTTGGTACGCAATCTGAACAAGGCAGGCACGGCGGCGCAGCAGGCAGGCGACGCGCTCGCCCAGATGAACGTCTCGCTGCAGGACCTGTCCGCGCGGGTCGGCTATGAGACGCTGCCGCGCGTGAATTCTCTGACCGAAGACGTGCGCTCGGCGGCGCAGTCGATCGACCGCGCCGCCGACACCTTCAGCACCAATCCGCGCAGCGTGCTGTTCGGCGCGCCGCGCGCGGCGCCGGGTCCGGGCGAGGCCGGCTTCACGTGGCCCGCCGCCGGCGCCGCGCCTGCATCCCACTAACTCCGCAGGCTAGAACAGAGGAAGATGCCCATGTCACGCTCGATTCACCGACTGTTGTCCTCGCGCGCCGCGCTCGCGGCGCTGCTCGCGTTCGGCGCGCTGGCGGCGGGCTGCGCGGGCTCGTCCGCGGTGGTGTCGGACATCCGCTACGACTTCGGGCCGCCGCCGCAGAGCGCCGCCGCGAGCAGGCTGCCGGCTATCAAGGTGCTCGACGTCGGCGCACCGCCCGTGCTCGAAACCGACCGGCTGATCTATCGGCTGAGCTACGTCGACGCGCAGCAGACGGCCCCCTATGCGAACAGCCACTGGACGATGATGCCGTCGCAACTGTTGACGCAGCGCCTGCGCAACGCGCTGAGCGCGCGCGGTACCGTCCTGACCGGCGCCGACGGCGTGAACGCGCCGGTGCTGCGGGTCGATCTGACCGAGTTCGAGCAGGTGTTCGACAGCCAGGCGGACAGCCACGGCGCGATCACCGCGCGCGCGACGCTGATGCAGGGCGGCAAGGTGATCGGCCAGCAAACCTTCGTCGCGAGCGCGCCGGCGCATTCGGCGGATGCGGCCGGCGGCGCGCGGGCGCTCGCCGCGGCCAGCGACGACCTCGTCGCGCAGATCACCACGTGGCTCGGCTCGCAGGCGCTGGTTGCCGCGCAATGACGGGCGGGCAGCGCACGCGACGGAGCGCTGCATGAGCGAACGCGGGCGCCGCCGCCGCCCGCCAGGCCCCGACGCCTCTGTAGCCCGGTCGCTATAATCGTCCGCACAACGGGCGCTCCTCTTCACACATGACCGTGCGCTGACGGCGCCCTTGCACCTCCTCTCAGCCTTGCTTTGCTCCCCCTGACATCATGGACTCCTTCTACAAGCACCACGTCTTCTTCTGTCTGAATCAGCGCGAACCCGGCGCCGAGCGTCCGAGCTGCGCGAATTGCAACGCGCAGGCGATGCAGGAGTACGCAAAAAAACGCGTGAAGCAGCTCGGCCTCGCCGGTCCCGGCCAGGTGCGTATCAACAAGGCCGGCTGCCTCGATCGCTGCGAGCTGGGCCCGACGCTCGTCGTGTATCCCGAGGCTGTCTGGTACACCTATGTCGACGAAAGCGACATCGACGAGATCGTCGAATCGCATCTTGCGAACGGCAAGATCGTCGAGCGTCTGAAGATCGATCAATAACGCGAACCACAAAACGATCCGCAGGCATCCTGATGAACGTCAACACGAAGAAGTATCTGATCGACGGCCCGGTCGGCAAGATCGAGGTCGCGCTGGACCTGCCCGACGACGTGCGCGAAAAAGGCGCCGCGCCGCGCGGCATCGCGCTCGTCGCGCATCCGCATCCGCTCTTTGGCGGGACGATGGACAACAAGGTCGCGCAGACGCTCGCGCGCACGCTCGTACAGCTGAACTACGTCACGTACCGGTCGAATTTCCGCGGCGTCGGCCAGACCCAGGGCGAGCACGACGCGGGCGTCGGCGAGCGCGACGACCTGTACGCGGTACTCGAGCACATGCGCGCCGATGCGGATTACGGCGACCTGCCGCTCGTGCTCGCGGGCTTTTCGTTCGGCACCGTGGTGCTGTCGCATGTAGCGGCGAAACTGCGCGACGAAGGGCAGGAGATCGAGCGCATCGTGTTCGTCGGTACCGCGGCGAGCCGCTGGGACGTCGCGCCGGTTCCCGAGAGCACGCTCGTGATTCACGGCGAAGTCGACGAGACCGTTCCCATTCAATCCGTTTACGACTGGGCGCGCCCGCAGGAATTGCCGATCGTCGTGATTCCGGGCGCCGAGCATTTTCTGCATCGCAAGCTGCATATCCTGAAGCGGATCATCGTCGACGCCTGGCGCTGAAAACACGCGTCGCGCGCGTTTTGCAGGGGACAGGTGCGCGCAAACGTGTGCAAATCAGCGCTGCGCGCGCGAAATTGACTAGGTAGCGCGCGTATAATGGGCGCTCTTTTTTTGGGCACAGCGCCGGCCTTCCGGCAGATTCGCGCGCCGCGGAGTCGTTTCGCGAGACAGCGCGGCCGGGTGCGCAGCGCTGTGCTCGCGAACCGATTGCGTCGCCGTCAGTCGAACGGGCGCCGCGCCGTTTTACGGCCCGATGCCCCGTCGATCGGCTCCCCCAACTCCGCGCGCTGTCGCGCAACGAATTTTTCTGCACGAACCGACCTTATGCGTTTCTCCTCCTCTGGCCGCACGTCATTCCCGTCTGTCGCTTCTTTCATTTCCCCTTCGCTTAATCGTGCCATTGCCGTCAGCCTCATGCTGCCGGCCACGCTCGTCGCGAGCACCGCGTTCGCGCAGGTGCCGCCGCCTGGCGTCAACGCGCGCTCGTGGGTGCTCGTCGACGCGACCAGCAACCAGGTGCTCGCGTCCGCCAATGCCGACGAGCGCGTCGAGCCGGCATCGCTCACCAAGCTGATGACCGCGTATCTCGTGTTCGAGGCGCTCGACACGAAGAAGATCACGATGGACCAGAGCATCGAGCCGAGCGAAGCCGTGCGCCGCGTGCGCAACGACGAATCGCGCATGTTCATCGAGGCGCTCAAGCCGGTGACCGTGCACGACCTCGTGTACGGCATGATCGTGCAGTCGGGCAACGACGCGGCGATCGCGCTCGCCGAGCTGGTGGGCGGCAGCGAGGCGCAGTTCGTCAACATGATGAACACCGAAGCGCAGAAGCTCGGCATGACGCACACCCATTTCGCCGACGTGAACGGCATGCCCGACCCGCAGCACTACACCACGGCGGGCGATCTCGCGATCCTGTCGGCGCGCCTGATCCGCGACTATCCTGACTACTACAACATCTTCTCGGTCAAGGAATTCACCTACAACAAGATCAAGCAGCCGAACCGCAACCGTCTGCTGTGGATCGACCCGAGCGTCGACGGTCTCAAGACCGGCCACACGCAAGCCGCCGGCTACTGCCTGATCGCGAGCGCGAAGCGTCCGCTGCCGGGCGCGACCGATGCGTCGCGCCGCCTCGTCTCGGTGATGATGGGCGAGCAGAAGGAGCACGACCGCGTCCAGGACAGCCTGAAGATGCTGAACTACGGCTACACCGCGTACGACACGACGCGTCTGTACAAGGCGAACCAGGTCGTGGCCACGCCGCGCGTCTACAAGGGTGCGAAGGACAGCGTGCAGGTCGGCGTGAAGGGCGATCAGTACATCACGCTGCCGAAGGGCGCGGGCGACAAGGCGAAGCCGCAGATCGAACTCACCGATCCGCTGGTCGCGCCGATCGCGAGCGGTCAGCAGGTTGGCACCGCAAAGCTCGTCGCCGACGGCAAGGTGCTCGCGCAGATCCCCGTGGTCGCGCTGCAGCCGGTTCCGCAAGCTGGTGTGGTCGGCCGCGTGTGGGATTCGCTGCTGCTGATGTTCAACAAGAAGAAGTAAAGGCTACGTCGCAATGCCGGCTGTCTGCGACGATTCGCTCGACGCCGGCTGGCGGGAGCTGATCGGGCGCGGTGAATGCAACGTATCAGCGAGCCAAGGCCGCCAAAGCGGCCGCGGTGGAAGAAGGAGTAGAGAATGAATCCCGAGAACGACTCACTGTTTGAGTTCCCCTGCGATTTCCCGATCAAGATCATGGGCAAATCGCACCCCGAGTTTGCCGCGACGATCGTCGAAGTGGTGCGCCAGTTCGATCGCGACGTCGATCCGTCGCGCGTCGAGACGCGGCCGTCGAGCAGCGGCACCTACACGGGGCTGACCGTCCACGTGCGCGCGACGAGCCGCGCGCATCTCGATGACATCTATCGCGCGCTGACCGGCCATCCGATGGTCAAGGTCGTGCTGTAACCCGGCACGCGTTTTTTTCACCTCACGGCGCGACGCGCAACGCGTCCGCCGTCGCTCCCTCCGCCGCGAGGCGCGCACTCGCCGCGGGACCCGCCTCGCAGGCGAGATCGAACAGCAGCCTGAAGCGCGCCACCTCGTCGAACACCCAGTCGCGAAACGCCTTGACCCGCGCGGTCTCCAGCATCCGCGGCAGGCAGATGAAATAGTATTGCCACGGGCTTGGCCCATCCACATCGAACAGCCGCACGAGCCGGCCTGCCGCGATTTCATGCATCGCGAGCGAGCGGCGCGTGAGCGCGACCCCCTGGCCGTCGATGGCCGCCTGCAGCAGATTCGACGAATCCTGATACAGCGCGCCGCGCTTCGGCTCCGGCCAGTCGGTCAGGCCGGCGGCGTCGAACCACGGGCGCCAGAGCTCGTCGTCGGAGCGCAGCAGCGGGACTTTGGCGAGATCGGCCGGGGTTTGCGGCAGCTTGCCGCCGTTGAAGTTGGGCGAGCAGGCCGGGAAGAAAATCTCGTCGAGCAGCAGCTCCGAGTGCAGCCCCGGATATTTGCCGAAGCCGAAGCGGATCGCGACGTCGACGTCGTCGCGCGCGAAGTCGGTCAGCGCATTGGTGGTTAGCAGCTCGAGATCCCACTGCGGATGCGCCTCGATAAAGCTGCCGAGGCGCGGCGTCACCCAGCGCGCTGCGAACGACGTCAGCATCGATATCACGAGGCGCCGCTCGCGGTCGCCGGCGCGGATCGAGCGGGTCGCGTCGGCGAGTTCCATCAGCGCGGCGCGCACCTGCGTGGCATAGCGGCGGCCGGTTTCGGTGAGGCGCACGCGCTTGCCGTCGCGCGCGAACAGCGACACGCCGAGTTCGGCCTCCAGCGCACGGATCTGGTGGCTGACCGCGCCGTGCGTGACGAAGAGCTCATCGGCGGCGCGCGAAAAACTTTCGTGGCGGGCGGCGGCTTCGAACGCCTTGATCGCGTTCAGTGCGGGGAGTTGACGAAGGTCCATCGCAATATTTCTCACATAGACGTGAAAATTGATCGTTTTGCCCAAGTCCTTGCTGCACCTAGGATTCTAGTCATGAAACGATTTTTGGCGAGGGCATCATGCGAGAAATTTCCTCTAGCATTGCGTATGAAATCCGCACGGACGACACGCTGCCGCTGAAGGTGGCGCGCAGCACGAAGCTGAGCGTGAGCGGCGGCGCGGTGTGGGTCACGCGCAGCGACGACACGATGGACTACTGGCTGCAGCCCGGCCACACGCTGCATCTGCGGCGCGGCGAGCGGCTCTGGCTCAGCGCCGAGGGGGCCCCGTTTGCGAAGGTCACGTTCTCGGTACCCAAGCGCTGCGACGAGCGCGCGCTGAACTGGCTTGCGCGCATCGGCGAGCGCTGGATGATGCGCGTGAGCAGCGGCTGGCGCACAGTTTGACCGTGGTGCGGCCGGAACGCGGTGTCTAGCGAAGGGGCTGGCGGCGCGCCAGCCCGCTGTCTCATGTTCCCTGCCCCGTCGGGCGCGGTTTTCCAGATTTCGGTAAACTCCCGGAATCATGTGCGCCACCCCGGTTTCTCCGTCTCCTCAGCCTGCCATCGAGCCGCCCACGCTGCGCTGGCTCGGCCGCGAACCCTACGAAGCCAGTTTCGACGCGATGCGCGCGTTCACCGACGCCCGCACCGCCGACACTCCCGACGAAGTCTGGCTCGTCGAACATCCGCCCGTCTTCACACTCGGCCAGGCCGGCGATCCGGCCCACCTGCTGGCGGCCGACAGCAGCATTCCGCTCGTCAAGGTCGACCGGGGCGGACAGATCACGTATCACGGACCCGGACAGGTGGTCGCGTATCTGCTGCTCGACCTGCGCCGGCGCAAGCTGATGGTGCGCGAGTTGGTCACCCGGATCGAGCAGGCCGTGATCGACACCCTGGCGGCGTATAATCTCGCCGGAGAACGCAAGGCGGGCGCCCCCGGCATCTACGTGGCGCCCGGGCCCGACGCCGGAGCGCATGCCGGCGCGAAGATTGCGGCGCTTGGTCTGAAAATCCGCAACGG from Paraburkholderia sp. HP33-1 includes the following:
- a CDS encoding DUF493 family protein, which gives rise to MNPENDSLFEFPCDFPIKIMGKSHPEFAATIVEVVRQFDRDVDPSRVETRPSSSGTYTGLTVHVRATSRAHLDDIYRALTGHPMVKVVL
- a CDS encoding transcriptional regulator GcvA, producing the protein MDLRQLPALNAIKAFEAAARHESFSRAADELFVTHGAVSHQIRALEAELGVSLFARDGKRVRLTETGRRYATQVRAALMELADATRSIRAGDRERRLVISMLTSFAARWVTPRLGSFIEAHPQWDLELLTTNALTDFARDDVDVAIRFGFGKYPGLHSELLLDEIFFPACSPNFNGGKLPQTPADLAKVPLLRSDDELWRPWFDAAGLTDWPEPKRGALYQDSSNLLQAAIDGQGVALTRRSLAMHEIAAGRLVRLFDVDGPSPWQYYFICLPRMLETARVKAFRDWVFDEVARFRLLFDLACEAGPAASARLAAEGATADALRVAP
- a CDS encoding D-alanyl-D-alanine carboxypeptidase family protein codes for the protein MRFSSSGRTSFPSVASFISPSLNRAIAVSLMLPATLVASTAFAQVPPPGVNARSWVLVDATSNQVLASANADERVEPASLTKLMTAYLVFEALDTKKITMDQSIEPSEAVRRVRNDESRMFIEALKPVTVHDLVYGMIVQSGNDAAIALAELVGGSEAQFVNMMNTEAQKLGMTHTHFADVNGMPDPQHYTTAGDLAILSARLIRDYPDYYNIFSVKEFTYNKIKQPNRNRLLWIDPSVDGLKTGHTQAAGYCLIASAKRPLPGATDASRRLVSVMMGEQKEHDRVQDSLKMLNYGYTAYDTTRLYKANQVVATPRVYKGAKDSVQVGVKGDQYITLPKGAGDKAKPQIELTDPLVAPIASGQQVGTAKLVADGKVLAQIPVVALQPVPQAGVVGRVWDSLLLMFNKKK
- the lipB gene encoding lipoyl(octanoyl) transferase LipB, which translates into the protein MCATPVSPSPQPAIEPPTLRWLGREPYEASFDAMRAFTDARTADTPDEVWLVEHPPVFTLGQAGDPAHLLAADSSIPLVKVDRGGQITYHGPGQVVAYLLLDLRRRKLMVRELVTRIEQAVIDTLAAYNLAGERKAGAPGIYVAPGPDAGAHAGAKIAALGLKIRNGCSYHGVSLNVNMDLRPFLAINPCGYAGLETVDMATLGVAAGWDDVARTLAASLTANLDGNPAAVAQPQAGALTA
- a CDS encoding DUF2917 domain-containing protein, with the translated sequence MREISSSIAYEIRTDDTLPLKVARSTKLSVSGGAVWVTRSDDTMDYWLQPGHTLHLRRGERLWLSAEGAPFAKVTFSVPKRCDERALNWLARIGERWMMRVSSGWRTV
- a CDS encoding alpha/beta hydrolase is translated as MNVNTKKYLIDGPVGKIEVALDLPDDVREKGAAPRGIALVAHPHPLFGGTMDNKVAQTLARTLVQLNYVTYRSNFRGVGQTQGEHDAGVGERDDLYAVLEHMRADADYGDLPLVLAGFSFGTVVLSHVAAKLRDEGQEIERIVFVGTAASRWDVAPVPESTLVIHGEVDETVPIQSVYDWARPQELPIVVIPGAEHFLHRKLHILKRIIVDAWR